TATGGGATCCTCTTCTTGTAGCCTTCCACAAAGCCTATAGAGCTTACAAAGATGACCATTCCAATAACATCTGCACATGTGAAAATTGTGTTAATAGAACTTCTATTTGTCACAAATTAATATTTGTTTGGGTGGTTAGTTGAACTACTTACCAACATAAATGTCATTATGGTAAGTAAACTCGAAAACTTGATCAAGTGGCATAAGCGGAGGGAGTAATGGTAATATCTTCTCATGCATGTTTGCTATCTCAGTAATAGTAGTATCACGTGTGAAAACACACACAAAAGCATGGTCTGCAAGCCACTGATACAAAATCATACTAGCTGGCTCTATGGACATCCTCGACACATAATATGCGGAACCCTCTCGAAGTAGGGGATCTAAACGATCCACTTGGTCATCATAAATGATAGCT
Above is a window of Oryza sativa Japonica Group chromosome 10, ASM3414082v1 DNA encoding:
- the LOC9266301 gene encoding uncharacterized protein — protein: MVAIIYDDQVDRLDPLLREGSAYYVSRMSIEPASMILYQWLADHAFVCVFTRDTTITEIANMHEKILPLLPPLMPLDQVFEFTYHNDIYVDVIGMVIFVSSIGFVEGYKKRIPYRNILIIDGSFKPVMLVIKDKMLTDHLTKWARCSNEQPIIVATMRRAKREEDHSLHTTCFSRVQFDPNVAVARELRKSLSMELTGKSSP